A section of the Triticum dicoccoides isolate Atlit2015 ecotype Zavitan chromosome 7A, WEW_v2.0, whole genome shotgun sequence genome encodes:
- the LOC119329023 gene encoding pentatricopeptide repeat-containing protein At1g07590, mitochondrial-like produces MEWVIRERPYKLSELDYSYLLEFTAKVHGISEAESLFLRIPQEFRNELLYNNLVMACLEQGLIKLSYGYLRKMRELSLPISPYVYNRLIILHSSEGRRKTISKILAQMKASRVTPHTSTYNILLKIQANDHNIDGVARVFSDMKRAKIEPNEITYGILAISHAVARLYTVSQTYIEAIKNSMTGTNWSTQEILLILYGYLGKEHELKMTWNLMQCLPHIRSKSFTLAIEAFGKVGCVEQAEEIWREIKSTRKLKLTEQFNSMLSVYCRHGLVDKAAAVFKEMRASGCQPNAITYCHLALGCLKAGFVKQAVNTMDMGKKEVVTRKVKSSTPWLETTHLLLENFAEIGDLENAKKVFAELNESKYCRNSFVYNTLLKAYVKAKVYEPDFVKTMILRGAMPDAETHSLLGRGSSDVRPTH; encoded by the coding sequence ATGGAATGGGTGATCAGAGAGAGACCCTACAAGCTGAGTGAGCTTGATTACTCCTATCTCCTAGAGTTCACAGCTAAAGTTCATGGCATTTCTGAAGCCGAGAGCCTCTTCCTCCGTATACCTCAAGAATTCCGGAATGAGCTGCTCTACAATAACCTTGTAATGGCTTGTTTGGAGCAGGGCTTGATTAAGCTTTCATATGGTTACCTGAGGAAGATGAGGGAACTGTCCCTGCCAATTTCACCGTACGTTTACAATCGCTTGATCATCCTCCATTCTTCTGAGGGGCGTAGGAAGACTATCTCCAAAATCCTCGCTCAGATGAAAGCCAGTAGAGTGACCCCCCACACCTCAACCTACAACATCTTGCTGAAAATACAGGCCAATGATCACAATATTGATGGAGTGGCGAGGGTGTTCAGTGATATGAAAAGAGCAAAGATTGAGCCAAATGAGATCACTTATGGCATTCTAGCAATTTCACATGCTGTAGCAAGGCTATATACTGTTTCCCAGACATACATAGAAGCCATCAAGAATTCTATGACAGGTACTAACTGGTCTACACAGGAAATTCTTCTTATCTTGTATGGGTACCTTGGAAAGGAACATGAGCTAAAGATGACGTGGAACCTCATGCAATGCCTTCCTCATATTCGATCCAAAAGCTTTACACTAGCAATTGAAGCATTTGGAAAGGTTGGCTGTGTTGAGCAGGCAGAAGAGATTTGGCGAGAGATCAAATCAACAAGGAAGCTAAAGCTTACAGAACAGTTCAATTCCATGTTATCAGTTTACTGCAGGCATGGCCTTGTGGATAAAGCAGCGGCCGTGTTCAAAGAAATGAGAGCAAGTGGTTGTCAACCAAATGCTATTACGTATTGTCACTTGGCATTGGGTTGCTTGAAAGCAGGTTTTGTGAAACAAGCTGTGAACACAATGGATATGGGAAAAAAGGAAGTTGTCACAAGGAAGGTGAAAAGTTCAACACCATGGTTGGAGACCACTCATTTATTGCTTGAAAATTTTGCAGAGATTGGTGACTTAGAAAATGCGAAGAAAGTTTTTGCAGAACTGAATGAATCAAAGTACTGTAGAAATTCCTTTGTGTATAATACCCTTCTAAAAGCTTATGTTAAAGCAAAAGTTTATGAGCCAGATTTTGTAAAGACGATGATTTTGAGAGGTGCAATGCCTGACGCCGAGACACATAGCCTTCTGGGACGCGGCTCATCTGACGTACGGCCCacacactga
- the LOC119329022 gene encoding uncharacterized protein LOC119329022 isoform X1: MAGEEAAEGSGNRRRMDLNLYLGLPPLPRPPGRLGVAMDCPPPPNSAIPVPESPRTDEPAVLPAPEEMPPLPVVYSPSNALSTPELSLIDPMLFDWLDGLSTDSEEALDAGEPAVVRDAPSHDANVSPPPPAPLSLPGLEGVRLEWVERLSHPILVAPAAGAEMVSTRVMRQSMGAVNAIEDMTPELRLQRLIQVSEQHHIVNRNQRPTSPEAERLAQAIQRSHSSLDASRRQKLDGDGKMTGMGAVKKDGNCGCNSSFECNICLEAAKEPVVTPCGHLFCWPCLYQWLHGHSAHSECPVCKGEVLEVNVTPIYGRGGGERDASSNDVPPRPRANRSESLRQQLQMPDPRGIASMVRRLIENQDIVRGQAAPPAGGVEVTVLPAARSRARVRRQQRHSLVSPSPIMLRASNAAPESGNQVRLPSSNSVNAAPTVTQQSSSMEQASTSSTLAVIVGQAAQSRRSRPSESTTTRRTRRRQQQ; this comes from the coding sequence ATGGCGGGGGAGGAGGCCGCGGAGGGAAGCGGGAACAGGAGGCGGATGGATCTAAACCTGTACCTGGGCCTCCCTCCATTGCCGCGGCCTCCAGGTCGGCTGGGCGTAGCTATGGATTGCCCGCCGCCGCCCAACTCGGCCATTCCGGTTCCGGAATCTCCAAGAACGGATGAGCCTGCAGTATTACCGGCACCAGAGGAGATGCCGCCACTGCCCGTTGTATACTCGCCGTCCAATGCGCTCTCCACGCCGGAGCTATCGCTGATAGATCCGATGCTCTTTGATTGGCTTGATGGCCTCAGTACGGACAGTGAAGAGGCTCTTGATGCTGGTGAACCGGCTGTGGTGCGCGACGCGCCCTCACATGATGCCAATGTATCACCACCGCCGCCAGCGCCATTGTCTCTTCCTGGGCTGGAAGGGGTTCGCCTTGAATGGGTGGAAAGGCTTTCTCACCCTATTCTGGTGGCTCCTGCAGCCGGAGCAGAGATGGTGAGCACGAGGGTGATGAGGCAATCTATGGGGGCTGTGAATGCAATTGAAGACATGACGCCTGAGCTCCGCCTGCAGAGGTTGATCCAGGTGAGTGAACAGCACCACATTGTGAACCGCAACCAGCGGCCGACCAGCCCAGAAGCAGAAAGACTGGCGCAAGCCATCCAGCGGTCTCACAGCTCTCTAGATGCATCAAGGCGGCAGAAGCTCGATGGTGATGGCAAGATGACAGGAATGGGTGCCGTCAAGAAGGACGGGAACTGTGGGTGCAACTCCAGTTTCGAGTGCAATATCTGCCTTGAAGCGGCTAAAGAGCCTGTGGTTACACCGTGCGGCCACCTCTTCTGCTGGCCATGCTTGTACCAGTGGCTCCATGGACATTCAGCCCACTCTGAGTGCCCTGTCTGCAAGGGAGAGGTGCTCGAAGTAAATGTCACACCAATATATGGAAGAGGAGGCGGTGAACGGGACGCCTCCAGCAATGATGTTCCTCCCAGACCACGCGCAAACAGGAGTGAGAGCTTGAGGCAGCAGCTGCAAATGCCAGACCCAAGAGGCATTGCAAGCATGGTGAGACGGTTGATAGAAAACCAGGATATAGTGAGAGGCCAGGCAGCTCCACCTGCAGGCGGGGTTGAGGTGACTGTACTTCCCGCAGCCCGGTCAAGGGCTAGGGTACGGAGACAGCAAAGACACAGTCTTGTTTCACCCTCCCCAATAATGCTGCGTGCAAGCAACGCGGCCCCTGAGAGTGGCAATCAGGTCCGATTGCCGTCTTCTAATTCCGTTAATGCTGCACCCACAGTTACTCAGCAGTCGTCATCCATGGAGCAGGCATCGACTTCTAGCACCCTGGCTGTTATAGTGGGAcaggcagcccaaagtaggaggtcCAGACCTTCGGAGTCCACAACCACAAGAAGAACAAGGAGGAGGCAGCAGCAGTAG
- the LOC119329022 gene encoding uncharacterized protein LOC119329022 isoform X2: protein MAGEEAAEGSGNRRRMDLNLYLGLPPLPRPPGRLGVAMDCPPPPNSAIPVPESPRTDEPAVLPAPEEMPPLPVVYSPSNALSTPELSLIDPMLFDWLDGLSTDSEEALDAGEPAVVRDAPSHDANVSPPPPAPLSLPGLEGVRLEWVERLSHPILVAPAAGAEMVSTRVMRQSMGAVNAIEDMTPELRLQRLIQVSEQHHIVNRNQRPTSPEAERLAQAIQRSHSSLDASRRQKLDGDGKMTGMGAVKKDGNCGCNSSFECNICLEAAKEPVVTPCGHLFCWPCLYQWLHGHSAHSECPVCKGEVLEVNVTPIYGRGGGERDASSNDVPPRPRANRSESLRQQLQMPDPRGIASMVRRLIENQDIVRGQAAPPAGGVEVTVLPAARSRARVRRQQRHSLVSPSPIMLRASNAAPESGNQASTSSTLAVIVGQAAQSRRSRPSESTTTRRTRRRQQQ from the exons ATGGCGGGGGAGGAGGCCGCGGAGGGAAGCGGGAACAGGAGGCGGATGGATCTAAACCTGTACCTGGGCCTCCCTCCATTGCCGCGGCCTCCAGGTCGGCTGGGCGTAGCTATGGATTGCCCGCCGCCGCCCAACTCGGCCATTCCGGTTCCGGAATCTCCAAGAACGGATGAGCCTGCAGTATTACCGGCACCAGAGGAGATGCCGCCACTGCCCGTTGTATACTCGCCGTCCAATGCGCTCTCCACGCCGGAGCTATCGCTGATAGATCCGATGCTCTTTGATTGGCTTGATGGCCTCAGTACGGACAGTGAAGAGGCTCTTGATGCTGGTGAACCGGCTGTGGTGCGCGACGCGCCCTCACATGATGCCAATGTATCACCACCGCCGCCAGCGCCATTGTCTCTTCCTGGGCTGGAAGGGGTTCGCCTTGAATGGGTGGAAAGGCTTTCTCACCCTATTCTGGTGGCTCCTGCAGCCGGAGCAGAGATGGTGAGCACGAGGGTGATGAGGCAATCTATGGGGGCTGTGAATGCAATTGAAGACATGACGCCTGAGCTCCGCCTGCAGAGGTTGATCCAGGTGAGTGAACAGCACCACATTGTGAACCGCAACCAGCGGCCGACCAGCCCAGAAGCAGAAAGACTGGCGCAAGCCATCCAGCGGTCTCACAGCTCTCTAGATGCATCAAGGCGGCAGAAGCTCGATGGTGATGGCAAGATGACAGGAATGGGTGCCGTCAAGAAGGACGGGAACTGTGGGTGCAACTCCAGTTTCGAGTGCAATATCTGCCTTGAAGCGGCTAAAGAGCCTGTGGTTACACCGTGCGGCCACCTCTTCTGCTGGCCATGCTTGTACCAGTGGCTCCATGGACATTCAGCCCACTCTGAGTGCCCTGTCTGCAAGGGAGAGGTGCTCGAAGTAAATGTCACACCAATATATGGAAGAGGAGGCGGTGAACGGGACGCCTCCAGCAATGATGTTCCTCCCAGACCACGCGCAAACAGGAGTGAGAGCTTGAGGCAGCAGCTGCAAATGCCAGACCCAAGAGGCATTGCAAGCATGGTGAGACGGTTGATAGAAAACCAGGATATAGTGAGAGGCCAGGCAGCTCCACCTGCAGGCGGGGTTGAGGTGACTGTACTTCCCGCAGCCCGGTCAAGGGCTAGGGTACGGAGACAGCAAAGACACAGTCTTGTTTCACCCTCCCCAATAATGCTGCGTGCAAGCAACGCGGCCCCTGAGAGTGGCAATCAG GCATCGACTTCTAGCACCCTGGCTGTTATAGTGGGAcaggcagcccaaagtaggaggtcCAGACCTTCGGAGTCCACAACCACAAGAAGAACAAGGAGGAGGCAGCAGCAGTAG